One Chromobacterium paludis genomic window carries:
- a CDS encoding M14 family metallopeptidase — protein sequence MKISSNFDAGSIEIVSADNLDDIQLRIRRDNAAEFAQWFYFRVQGAAYQHCTFRFLNAADCAYPQGWIDYQAMASYDRVNWFRVPTHYEDGVMTIEHVPLSGSIYYAYFEPYSYEQHLNLIGQAQGSGLCQVSDLGSTVQGRDMNLLTIGHEVESDLKIWITARQHPGETMAEWFVEGLLNRLLDPQDPTSRALLDRATFYVVPNMNPDGSVLGNLRTNAAGANLNREWSNPSAETSPEVLVVREKMLETGVDLFLDIHGDENIPYVFLAGTEGVPSWNEKLQQQADSFRHHFLLASPDFQTEHGYPRNEAGKANMGLATNWVCEQFGCLAFTLEMPFKDNHNLPDDDFGWNGQRSLRLGESALSPIYAILKELAR from the coding sequence ATGAAGATAAGCAGCAACTTCGACGCCGGCAGCATCGAGATCGTCTCCGCCGACAACCTTGACGACATCCAACTGCGCATCCGCCGCGACAACGCGGCCGAGTTCGCGCAGTGGTTCTACTTCCGCGTGCAAGGCGCTGCCTATCAACACTGCACCTTCCGCTTCCTCAATGCCGCCGACTGCGCCTATCCGCAAGGCTGGATCGACTACCAGGCCATGGCCTCCTACGACCGCGTCAACTGGTTCCGCGTGCCGACGCATTACGAAGACGGCGTGATGACCATTGAGCATGTGCCGCTGTCGGGCAGCATCTATTACGCCTATTTCGAGCCCTACTCCTACGAGCAGCACTTGAATCTGATCGGCCAGGCGCAAGGCTCCGGCCTGTGCCAGGTGTCCGACCTCGGCTCCACCGTGCAGGGCCGCGACATGAACCTGCTGACCATAGGCCACGAGGTGGAGTCGGATCTGAAGATATGGATCACCGCGCGCCAGCACCCGGGCGAGACCATGGCCGAATGGTTTGTCGAAGGCCTGCTGAACCGCCTGCTGGATCCGCAAGACCCCACCAGCCGCGCGCTGCTGGACCGCGCCACCTTTTACGTGGTGCCGAATATGAACCCGGACGGTTCGGTGCTGGGCAATCTGCGCACCAATGCCGCCGGCGCCAACCTGAACCGCGAATGGTCCAATCCCAGCGCCGAAACCAGCCCGGAAGTGCTGGTGGTGCGCGAAAAGATGCTGGAGACCGGCGTGGACCTGTTCCTGGACATCCACGGCGACGAGAACATTCCCTACGTCTTCCTGGCCGGCACCGAGGGCGTGCCTTCGTGGAACGAAAAACTGCAGCAGCAGGCAGACAGCTTCCGCCACCACTTCCTGCTGGCCAGCCCGGACTTCCAGACCGAGCACGGCTATCCGCGCAACGAAGCGGGCAAAGCCAATATGGGCCTCGCCACCAACTGGGTGTGCGAACAGTTCGGCTGCCTCGCCTTCACGTTGGAAATGCCGTTCAAGGACAACCATAACCTGCCGGACGACGACTTCGGCTGGAACGGCCAGCGCAGCCTGCGCCTGGGCGAGTCCGCGCTGTCGCCGATCTACGCCATCCTCAAGGAACTGGCGCGCTAA
- a CDS encoding phasin family protein — protein MSLSNEQLSKLSMTGIESTLRFAQIALDSAERLVKLQLDVSKQALEDHTKAAKQLSELKDTQEAVNHLNKLATQNIDKAVSHSRNLYEVVSGAQSELSKLAEESVGLFNKSLISSIESFAKNAPAGSDATLNAVKTSMAAAAAAVNTFSKAAQQVAEFTDSSVKAATSATVDAVKNSAKRGATV, from the coding sequence ATGTCCTTAAGCAATGAACAGCTGAGCAAACTGTCGATGACCGGCATCGAATCCACCCTGCGCTTCGCCCAGATCGCTCTGGACAGCGCCGAACGCCTGGTCAAGCTGCAGCTGGACGTCTCCAAGCAGGCCCTGGAAGACCACACCAAGGCCGCCAAGCAACTGTCCGAACTCAAGGACACGCAGGAGGCTGTCAACCATCTGAACAAGCTGGCCACTCAGAACATCGACAAGGCCGTTAGCCACTCCCGCAATCTGTACGAAGTCGTATCGGGCGCGCAAAGCGAATTGAGCAAGCTGGCCGAAGAAAGCGTCGGCCTGTTCAATAAATCGCTGATCAGCTCCATCGAATCCTTCGCCAAGAACGCGCCGGCCGGCTCCGACGCCACGCTGAACGCGGTGAAGACCTCCATGGCCGCCGCCGCCGCCGCCGTCAACACTTTCAGCAAGGCCGCCCAGCAAGTGGCCGAGTTCACCGACAGCAGCGTCAAGGCCGCCACCAGCGCCACCGTCGACGCGGTGAAGAACTCCGCCAAGCGCGGCGCCACCGTCTAA